The DNA window TGCGGTATTCAATGCGGCCTCCTTATCCAACTTCACACATGTGCTGGAGGCATTTGACCTGCCCTATATGTGGGTGGACGATACCGGCGTAGTGAACACGGAACTGCAGAACACCGTAGTCAGCTCGGATTTTGCGAAAGGTTATCTCGACAAGGTGTATGCGGAGACTTCCGTTAAACCGGTCGGTTTCCTGTATAACGCCTCCCGCGATTTCTTCCTGAAAAAGGAGCTGAAGAGCCTGGCTGACGCGCCGAGTATCAAGCTGCGTTCCATGACGGCGCAGATGCATCTGGACATGTATACTGCGATGGGTTTTGTGGCAACGCCGCTGGGTTACAGCGAGGTTTACAATGCCATGCAGACGGGGGTGGTGGACGGATTTGAAGATACGGCCTGCTCCACGATTACTTCGGGAACGTACGAAACGGCAAAATACGTGGTAAAATCCGGCCATGCGACGGCCTCCCCTCTGTTTGTGTGCAGCGGAATGACCTGGGACGGCCTGTCCGAGGAGGAAAAGGGCTGGATAACGGAGGCGGTCGAAAAGGGACGTCAGGCCTGCTATGATACCTTCGAAACGGCACAGAAAAATGCGTACGAGACATTTGAGGAAAAGGGACTTCAGGTCTCCGTCATTGATCACAAAGCGGCCGTGGCGGCATGCCAGCCGGTCATCGACAAGTACTGTGAAAATGAGGACAGCAAGGCAATTTATGACTATGTCCTGA is part of the [Clostridium] symbiosum genome and encodes:
- a CDS encoding TRAP transporter substrate-binding protein, giving the protein MKKFVALTVAGVLAVTSLAGCGKGKTAESETAAETKTESQAESGGSEKPNQDVKLLKTSMPTSWDETHGYTQALIAMNAYLDEVSGGKLQLDVYAGGQLGDEVSVFESMQMGTIDCAVFNAASLSNFTHVLEAFDLPYMWVDDTGVVNTELQNTVVSSDFAKGYLDKVYAETSVKPVGFLYNASRDFFLKKELKSLADAPSIKLRSMTAQMHLDMYTAMGFVATPLGYSEVYNAMQTGVVDGFEDTACSTITSGTYETAKYVVKSGHATASPLFVCSGMTWDGLSEEEKGWITEAVEKGRQACYDTFETAQKNAYETFEEKGLQVSVIDHKAAVAACQPVIDKYCENEDSKAIYDYVLKVREDLGIPQN